The Mycobacterium avium subsp. avium genomic sequence GGCCGCACCGACGGGCGTCGCACGCCCACCCGCCGATGCCGGGCCTGCTCCGGACCGGGAGTCGGGCGCGGCGGCCGATGCCATCGCCAGCGCGGAAGCCGCTCTGGCACAGCAGAATTCAGTGAGCTCGCAGCTGGACATGCAAGTGGTGACGGCCATCCTCAACGCACACCTGAAGGCGGTTGACGGCAGAGAAGCGCTCACCAAGTTGCAGCAGGAAACCGAGGCGGCCGTCCGGACCAGGTCGGACCTGGACACCCCGGCGGGAGCGCGCGATTTCCAACGGTTCCTCATCGGCAAGCTGCGAGATATCCGGGCGGTGGTGCTGAACGCCAGCCTAGACGACACCTCGAAGTCGGCGCTGATGGCCGCGTGGACCTCGCTGTACGACGCGGCCAAGAATGATCGACCCGGCGATCACGCGTCGTCTGCCGGCGCCGCTGCCGATGCTGCCGCGGCGGGCACGAGTGATCAGCCGGACGAGGACCTCGACGACGAGTGGGATCCGCTGCTGGATTCGCTGTTGGCCGACGACGACGGATCGCCGATCGATCCCGCGGCCGCCCTGGATCCATTGGGCGGCAACACCATTCCACCGGCACCACCGCCTGCGATGGCGCCCGCGTTGCCCAGTTTCGGCGGTGGCTCGCTTCCGGGGCTCGGCGCGACACCGGCATCCATGTCGGGCTGGGAGACGCCCGGCGGGCTTCCGCTTTCGGGGCTGCAGGCCGGCGACGCCAGCGATCCGGCGCTGCAGGACCTGGCCGACGAAGACCTACCGGAAGACCAAGGCCAGCAACACGATTCGCCCGCCGACGGTTCGACAGAACAGGCCGACGACGAGAACGCGTCAGCCGACGAGCCGCCGGCCGGGCCGACATCGGTGACGCTGCCCGACGGCGAAACGGTGACCGCGGCCAGCCCACAGCTGGCGGCGGCGATCAAGGCCGCCGTCGCCGGAACCCCGATCGCGGAAGCCTTCCAACAACAGGGAATGACCCTCCCCGCACCCGGGACGGCGGTGGCCAACCCCGTCGACGTTGTGCGGGTGAGTCCCGGCGACATCGGCATGTTCACCGATCGCCACGCCCTGGCGCTCGGCCCCGGCAAAGCGCTTCTGGACGGGCAAATTCAACACATCGCCACCGTGAGCGGGCCGAGCTTCCTAGGCTGGGAGCACCCGCCGGCGGCGGCCGCGAGCGTGACCGCGCCGGCTAAGCCCGACCCACCGACACCGACCCGGCCGGCGAGCTCGTCGACCACCTGAGAAAAATGAACTCGCCGGCAGGACCGGCGGTCCTCAACAGGAGACAGCGGATGGCAGATTCGATCCATGTAGTGCCCGCGCACCTGCGTCAGGCCGCTGCGCATCACCAAGACACCTCGGAGTACCTGCGCACCGTCCCGTCGTCGCACGCCGCGATCCAGGAGAGCCTGGATTCGCTCGGGCCGATTTTTAGTGAACTGCGCGACGCCGGCCGCGAACTTCTCGAGCTGCGGCGCCAGTGTTACGAGCAGCAAGCTGCTGACCACGCCGACCTGGCCGACCAACTGACGGTTTCGGCTGCGATGTGGGAGCAGCACGAGCAGGAGGCGGCAGACAAGTTCGGCAGCATCGTCGACCGCGGTCGATGACGGACGCGAATCCCGCTTTCGACACTGTTCACCCGAGCGGACACATCCTGGTCCGCTCGTGCCGCGGCGGCTACATGCACAGCGTCGCGCTGAGCGAAGAGGCGATGGAAACCGACGCCGAGACGCTGGCACAAGGCATTCTGCTGACCGCCGACGTGTCCTGTCTCAAGGCATTGCTGGAAATCCGCGACGAGATCGTCGCCGCCGGGCACACACCGTCGGCGGAAGTTCCGACCCCGCGTGACCTCGATGCGGCCATCGAAAAGTTGCTGGCGCACAAGTTGCGCCGCCGCACGCACGCCAAGTAGACGGCTCGGACCGGTCTCAGCCGAGGTGTTCGGTTAGCGCAGCCACGGCTTGGCCGCGCTGGGATCGGGAGCGATACCGGTCGGCGGCTCTACCGGATTGGGGCCGAACAACTCTCGCGCTCGGGCGAGCAACGTGCGCACCTCGTCGAGTTGCTGCTGCAGTGCAGAATCAGCCATGTCCCCACGCTACCCAGGCCTTGACGGCCGCACAATTCACTGACTGCACAACTCGCCGGGCGGCTGCCGCTAGGCTTAGCCGGTGGCGATCTTCGGTCGGATGACGGCGCGTCAGCGCCTCCGGAGAGCTACCCGGGAATCACTGTCGATTCCGGCCTTCAGCTCTCCCGTCGACTGCACCCCGTGGGTGACAGGCGGGCTGTGGCCTGCCGAATTGTCCACGGTCACGCCCGAAACCGCCACGCTCGCAGAGTATCTCAAGGCCGACCTGCAGCGAATTGCCGACGGCGCCAACGATGAATTGCGCAAGCTCAAGCGCGCGGGTATGACCGACACCGCCCGGCAGGCTGCCGAGGCGCGAGTCATCGAGCAGGCCCGCACGCGTGCGGTGCGACGGGTCGAATCGACGATCCGCTACCTGCATGCGGTGCAAAGCGGCGCCCGGCCGCCGGCTCCGCCGCCGACCCTCGATGCTCCCGGCGCGGACTTGGAAAGGACGCAGGTGCTGCCCGCGGTCGGCGACGCCGAGCACACCGCCGGCCCGCCAGCGCAGCAGACGCCCGAAGCGCGCCCGCGACCGACCCGGCGGCGGGCGGCCGAGGACGAGCCGGCGCAACTCGAGGAGACCCGGGTGCTTCCGGCCATTCGCGACGACGCGGCGGCCGCGGACGCTTCGGTCCCGGAGACGCCGGCCTCGGAAACACCTGTCCCGGAGGCGCCGGCCGCCGAAGCACCTGTCCCGGAGGCGCCGGCCCCGGAAGCGCCGGCCGCCGAAGTCCCGGAGCCGCTCGGCGAACCCACCACCCGCGGTCGTCACCACGCGCCGGTGCCCGAACCGGTCGCCGAGCGCGTCGAACCGGACATCGCCGCACCCGCCGAGGCGGCCGACCTGGAGCAGACCCAGGTCATCCCGGTCGTCAGGCGAGACGAGCCGGTCCCCGAGCCGCCGGTCGTTGCCCCACCGGAGCCGGCCGAGGAGCCCGCGGACAGCGGCCGGCACCACGCGCCGGCGGACGGCGACGAGCCGGCGACCGAAGGCCGGCCCGCCGTCGCCGACACCGATACCGCCCAGCCCCGCGTCGAAAAGCCCGCGGCCACAACGGCATTCGACAACAACCGCTTGAACCGGCTGCTGGAATTCGTGGTCCGGCAAGAGCCGCGGCTGAATTGGGCGATCGGCGATCGCGCCGACGGGACGACGATCCTGGTGACCGATCTCGCCCACGGATGGATACCGTCGGGCATCGCCCTGCCGGCGGGCGTGCGGTTGCTGGAACCCGAGCGGCGCAGCGGCGACGTGGTCGCGCTGATCGGCGAGACGGTACGCCGCGTCACCTACACACCCGGTGATACGCTGCGCCGCTCGGCGGACTTCGCCGCCACGCAATCGTCGTCGCAGCCGCGTGAACTGCCCCCCATCGACGACTTGGCGACAGCGATCAGCCGGGCCATCCGCGGGCGCGCCGACCTGCCCAAGATCGTGCCGCGGCTGGCCGACGCGGCGGCCGCGGGCGCGGTCATCGTCGACCAGGAGGTCGACGTCTTGCGGGTGCACCTGGACACGGCCCGCTATCAGCTGCTGGTGCAGTATCCGAACGTCAACCCGGCGCTGCTGCTCAAGTGCCTGTTGATGGCCGCCACCGAAGGCATCGCCAGCGGCGACCCGGTGTCCGCGAACTACCACCTGGCCTGGTACCGCACTCTGGCCGCGCCGGCCTCCGGTGGTTGAGCCGGCAACCCGTCGTATGAATTGACGCTGGTCGGAGGGCTCGACGATACTGGGCAGGTGTCGGATTCGGGCAGTCGCGCGAATCTCAGCGACAAGGATCTCGTCGAATCGGTTCTTCGCGAACTGAGCGAGGCGGCCGACAAGTGGGAAGCCCTGGTGGCGCAGGCCGAGGCCGTCACCTACAGCGTCGACCTGGGCGACATCTACGCCGTGGCCAATTCCGACGGCCGGCTGCTGAAGCTGACCCTGCATCCCGGGGTGATGACCGGGTACGGCCACGGCGAGTTGGCCGACCGGCTCAACCTCGCGATCACCGCGCTGCGCGAGGAGGCGGAGGCCGAGAACCGGGCGAGTTACGGCGGTCCCCTGCACTGACGCGCCGCCACGGCTTTGCGCGTTTTACGCGCTCATCGCCCGGGGCATGGTCTGCTGGCCCCGGCTCTCTTCGCGCGTTTCACGCGCTCATCGCCCGGGGCTGAGGTTGTTGGCCCCGGCTCTCTTCGCGCGTTTCACGCGCTCATCGCCCGGGGCCGGGCGGGCCGGCGAAGGCCTGCGCGATCTCCAGCCAGCGCTACGCATCGGCGCCGTCGGCGGTGATGTCGAGCGCGCTCAGCGGCCGCCGCTGGGTGACCAGGAAGCAGAAATCCTCCGCGGAGCCGGTGACCCGCTGCACCGCCTCCGGCGGCCCCCACGACCAGGTGTCGCCACGGGGGCCGCGCAGCTCGACCAGGAACGGCTCGGCCGGCGGCGTCAGATTGTTGACGGCGAACGCGTAATCGCGGGTGCGCACGCCCAGATGAGCGATCGATCGCAGCCGGTCGGTCGCCGGACGGATGACCCCCAGCGCGTCGGCGACGTCCAGGCCGTGCGCCCAGGTCTCCAT encodes the following:
- a CDS encoding DUF4226 domain-containing protein, which translates into the protein MSAYDDLLAAVKDVRDRTGDPNAWQTGLAPAEVSAVITPSTRPEQLQAILAKIRRQHAELFGAAPTGVARPPADAGPAPDRESGAAADAIASAEAALAQQNSVSSQLDMQVVTAILNAHLKAVDGREALTKLQQETEAAVRTRSDLDTPAGARDFQRFLIGKLRDIRAVVLNASLDDTSKSALMAAWTSLYDAAKNDRPGDHASSAGAAADAAAAGTSDQPDEDLDDEWDPLLDSLLADDDGSPIDPAAALDPLGGNTIPPAPPPAMAPALPSFGGGSLPGLGATPASMSGWETPGGLPLSGLQAGDASDPALQDLADEDLPEDQGQQHDSPADGSTEQADDENASADEPPAGPTSVTLPDGETVTAASPQLAAAIKAAVAGTPIAEAFQQQGMTLPAPGTAVANPVDVVRVSPGDIGMFTDRHALALGPGKALLDGQIQHIATVSGPSFLGWEHPPAAAASVTAPAKPDPPTPTRPASSSTT
- a CDS encoding ESX-1 secretion-associated protein; translated protein: MADSIHVVPAHLRQAAAHHQDTSEYLRTVPSSHAAIQESLDSLGPIFSELRDAGRELLELRRQCYEQQAADHADLADQLTVSAAMWEQHEQEAADKFGSIVDRGR
- a CDS encoding DUF2694 family protein is translated as MTDANPAFDTVHPSGHILVRSCRGGYMHSVALSEEAMETDAETLAQGILLTADVSCLKALLEIRDEIVAAGHTPSAEVPTPRDLDAAIEKLLAHKLRRRTHAK
- a CDS encoding DUF5631 domain-containing protein, coding for MAIFGRMTARQRLRRATRESLSIPAFSSPVDCTPWVTGGLWPAELSTVTPETATLAEYLKADLQRIADGANDELRKLKRAGMTDTARQAAEARVIEQARTRAVRRVESTIRYLHAVQSGARPPAPPPTLDAPGADLERTQVLPAVGDAEHTAGPPAQQTPEARPRPTRRRAAEDEPAQLEETRVLPAIRDDAAAADASVPETPASETPVPEAPAAEAPVPEAPAPEAPAAEVPEPLGEPTTRGRHHAPVPEPVAERVEPDIAAPAEAADLEQTQVIPVVRRDEPVPEPPVVAPPEPAEEPADSGRHHAPADGDEPATEGRPAVADTDTAQPRVEKPAATTAFDNNRLNRLLEFVVRQEPRLNWAIGDRADGTTILVTDLAHGWIPSGIALPAGVRLLEPERRSGDVVALIGETVRRVTYTPGDTLRRSADFAATQSSSQPRELPPIDDLATAISRAIRGRADLPKIVPRLADAAAAGAVIVDQEVDVLRVHLDTARYQLLVQYPNVNPALLLKCLLMAATEGIASGDPVSANYHLAWYRTLAAPASGG
- a CDS encoding DUF2710 family protein; the protein is MSDSGSRANLSDKDLVESVLRELSEAADKWEALVAQAEAVTYSVDLGDIYAVANSDGRLLKLTLHPGVMTGYGHGELADRLNLAITALREEAEAENRASYGGPLH